From the genome of Prunus persica cultivar Lovell chromosome G8, Prunus_persica_NCBIv2, whole genome shotgun sequence:
ATTTCTGATAGAAGCAGTAAAAACGGTTATGAGCAGAAACACTTTCTAGACAAGTATTTAcaaagagtgctgctaaacgaaccctaatataaaatgaccaaaaaagatatattgaattatgaaacaaataaaattttaataagtacaccttaCTTACTATATTCAACCCTTATCAGACGTAGAAAAGTTTTCATATTGCTTGGTGCTCACGAATAACGCAGCGAGTATTAGTTTAGGATTGGTATtacgaaattaaagattttgatgaaacccaaaatctgaaaagaggGCACAAAttcatacaaaaagaaaaacttgatttAGGATTGGTATTAGAGTGTTGTATTATAGctatttttggtaattaaatgAGGTgtacttatttaattttatattttgattaaaatattaagattaacttaaattatagggtgtactcaattaattttaaggttcgttTAACAACACTCTTTACAAATGGGTTCTAACATGATTCTTGTGTTTGTattcattatttttgtatgtttttctttccacTACGTAAGCAAAACCGTCACAAAGGCAATGAGGGTCGTTATCATCTGTGACAATGGCACATTACTGTTTCTTCGTTATGGGAGTTTTCTATGTTCAATGTACGGTCACCAAAGGATTGGACAAAGGCCTGTAAGCcttttgaaacttgaaagctTAGCCAGGAAGTATCCACCAATCCCGTTGCACAGTCGTGTTCCAAAAGTCAAGGAACGCATTATTGCCAAGGTCATCGAGTTATTATATGTAACCACCAAGCAAGTTACTTAGCAAAGGCACTTCTTACATCGTGGGCTCATTGTGTGATTAGTTATTGTGAGATGAATGTTGTTTATATATGTTACATGTTAGAACTTTTCGTTCCTACGTTGGGTTTGCATACTTGAATTTACTTAGCAAACAAATGGAATTTAGTCGATAAGAGATACAAGCAGTCCTATTTTGCAAACCCAAATTTGCGTGACGCTATTTGAGAAAACTTTGGGGTAAACTCTCTAAACTGACTATAACAGATCTGCTTGAATTTACAATGGAAGTGGCTTGGTACCTGAACACCCCACCCCACCCcggccccccccccccccccccccccccccccctttttttttttttttttcttttcttccaagagtcattttgggttttcaagATTGTAGGTGACCGAAGGAATGCAattgatttcttcatttttgcaCTCAGATGATCGCTGATTGAAACTCGAAGCATTGGTTTTGATTTCTGCCTTTGTATTTCAAATAAatctgagaaaaaaaaatgcatgaaTGGTAAAGTAAATGCAGGAAaacatattttgaaaaaatgtaGGAAAATTATGCAGAAAGCAAAAGCACATTTAAGTCTTTTGATAACATACTTACCATGTGATGGTGCAGCTGAGGTTAGGAAACAGACTGACATCTGAAAGCGGTCCCAATTTTTCGCAATTCTCGCAGCTGATGAGCTATGTCTTGAACAAACCGTAGGCCTTCATTTCCATTTTGAAGAGAGTAAAGCATGTGCTCAAGAAAATCATGATCAGTCTCTAGTGCCTCCAACCTATCATTAAGGTCTGAGATTTCATTTTCCAGAACAACCAACTCGGTTTCTCTATGATCCATGAAATCATTTTGCCCATGGAAATCGgaatcatttttttcttcatggtcTAAACTTTCAGAATGAGCTGGCCCCTCTTGAGCAGCAGAGCTTCCGTTAGATACATGTAAATCTTTTTGTCCATGCACAACATTCTCTTCAACCTGACCATTTAATAGAACCCTCTCCTTTATAGGAGTCTCTTCTTGAATTGGTTCATCATCCATATACTTTCTAGCCTGCCCACCATTAGGCATGTTGAAGGGAACCCCATTACAGGAAATTTCAGAAAGCTTCCTCTCCAAGCTCTTCAAACAATTTGaaatgtataatttttcatcCTCAAACTCTAAAAGCGTAGTTTCAGAAAAAAGACGATCATTACTAGCTTCGGGTACCTCAGTATCCATTGAGTTACAAGCAACTTCAACATCCTTTTCTATGCCGGGCACAACAGTACTTGAGTTGCAAGTAACTTCGACATCATTCTTTATGATGGGCACATCAGTACTCTCAGTGGTGTCAATTTCACCCTTCAAATTAGAGCTTTTGAGCGGCATATTCTCCATTGTTTCATCTGGGACATCAAACTTTGAAAATTCTAGCTCTGCTTCCAAGTCCTGtatctctttctccttttcagcCAGGAGATCATTGGCTTTTTCCAGTGCGTCTACATCAAACTCAGCCTGCTCTTCCATCATTCTTAAGTACTGAAGGGCCTCCATATGAATTGCAGCTTTCTCTTCTTGCAGCTTCGTGATCATGGCCATTGCCTGATTTGCAGCAATTGTGGAAGCACTCCTTTCTTCCTCTAATTCCTTATACAATTCCTTTATGCATTTTCTGTAATATTCAACCTGTCGTTTTAACCGATCATCTAGACTTTCACCTTCAATTTCACTGACATAGCCTTCATCCAGAGATTCAAGAGCAGATTCTACTGATGCTGATGTATGAATCATTGGCTTTGGATTAGATTTGGAAGCATCAGTTACCTGCTTTTCATCAGCGCAACCATTTACCCCAGACATTGTATTATTTGATGATAAATTACTCTGCTGAGCAGAAGAAATTTGTGAAGCCAACGGTTTCAGTTCCCCATTAACTCCCTTCAATGTAGGTTCTTTAACAATACCAGACAAATCTGCTTCTTTACCGGTGGCTGCTGACTCAGACACAACATTTACACTAATATGATTTGGCTTTACAAGAGCTGGATCATCTATGATAGGATCAGTTTTAGCAGATGCTCCATCTGTTGCCCTTATAGACTTCAAAAGTTCATCGTTCTTATTGGTGGATGCATGTCCAATGTCGCTTGTCCCAGTACCATCTgctaaaaatttcaaaaaaggaGCAATGTAATATTTATCAATGGcatgcatgagagagagagagagagagagagataatttAGACATATCTGATGATTCCCCAACTAACAAGTGTCATCTAGAGTAGTAAGTTCATAACTCAAGTGAATTGGAATCCTAAGATGAGGAAGGTTGAGCTTACTTTTTTCAACAACATTAGATGATGGGGGGGCATCATCTGGTGAAATAAGCTCAGCTAATGCAGAAGGATTGGACGTCCAACTCGCTTGCTGCCAGTTAGGCTCATCGAAGCCATTCTCAACAGCAACATTGGCACCCAAGACCTTTACCTCAGAGGCCTTGCTACCATCTGGCTGCACACATGGATCAGAAGGTGAAGGTTTGTCTTTGTAGGAAacattgctttgctttgctggaTTCAAACCTTCCACTGGTGCTTTGAATGGATTTTCTGAAGCACATTGAACTACAAATCGTTCCCTCTTAGGCTCATGAATTCCACTGATGAAACTGCTCCCATCGTCGTCATCAGAAAATGGAAACTCAGAGTCAGTATCAGAACTAATCTTCAACTCAGTGTATCCTACATGTGACAAGGGATCCCAACCAATTTTTCCCGGAAAACGGGCAGAGTCAGTATTAGAACAAACCCTCAACTCAGTGTATCCTCCTACATGTGACATGGGATCCCAGCCAACTCTTCCGGAACCACGAACAGTTACTGAGGCAGGAAATTTATCCCTCATCTTCTTTGAACCATCCCGACGAGGTAAACGGCTACGGGTTGAAAAACGTGGCAAAGGAATATTAGGTTTGGGACTAGGTGACTTCCGTCGCAGTCCTTGAGCATTTTCTCTAGGTCTCCGATGCCTACTGCAATAAGAGCATGGACTTGCACCCACAGAACTATGAACAAAATTTCTCTTCTGGTTGGACCTCTTTGAACCGGAACTTCGAAGATCCAATCCTGACTTACCATCCAAAAGAATGTGCGTTTCTGGGTTGGAATCTTCACAAGTTTCATTTCCATCATGCTTACCATAAACTTGACGAGCTATCCAAGACGAGAGCTCTGATATGTGGTTGCTGCAAAGTAGATCCTGATAAAGTTGAGGTTTTTCGTTGCCTATAACATGTTCAAACCTCGAGCAAAAGATGCAAGGcttttgcaaattgcaatagTTTGCAAATTTAGTCAGCAAATAGGATAATAGTCCATTGACAAGcagaagaaatataaaaaaccatTCACATGCTGCAGATGTTAGAATGGCTACAAACCCCTCTAAGTTCTTCTGCACTTGTACAGAAGAATTTTCCTTTGCTGCCATCTGCCTAACAATTGCTCTAGAATCTCATGACCTTCCAGTTAGGAAAACTCAAGGAAATCACTGGTTGAAAGATAATAGATGCTCCTACCCTCCCAAATCAAAGTTAAGCATCCCATCTTCAACCGGCCAAAGCAAGACACAAGGAATCAATTAGGAACATCAAAACCACAGCATTGCAGTTAAGctacaaacaacaaaaaaaggaattaaaaacaacaattttttttaaaaaaatttcaatgcaGACCATATGTAATTGTGCATCACCAACCATGATAGAAGCTACTAACAGCAAGTCCCAGAACAAAACCACCCATCAAACTCTCACCATCCCAACTGTGCGATATAATGACAAATCAACTAACAACGATAAACTTAAATAGAAACCAAAGGAAACTCACCTAACCTAATAAATGTGATCAACCAAACCCAGATTCAGTTCAAGAAAACCTATTTTGTGTGattcaaaaacaaagcaagaaACTTTCAGCAAATTCTAATGTTTTCATGCATTTCAAAGATTGCCCACCATAGAAATTTCTCCGCATAATTGTATAAAATGAAGGAATGAACAAAACAACCCACACACAGATATGATCATCAAAAGGGTACCATCCAACACAATGCACATTGCGATttcagaaaacaaattaaactaaaTAGTCTGATCCTAAACAGAATGAAATTTCACATCTTTTATACATTTCGCGGAAAAAGGACggcagaaaaaataaaataaaaaaagcggGCTTACCTGATATGGAAGCTTGACGGAGGATCAAAAGgtgaaagaggaagaaatgcaAATATGGATTAAAAGCATAATGAAAAGAAAtctgtaaaaagaaaattgaaaaaacaaaaggaagaagtAGGCGGAATTACGAGCAGGTCCTTAGCGTGGGAAAGTGACTGACCGTTGAAACCAACCGTCTGAGATTTGTTTGGATGCCAATAAAAGCGAAGCTCCAAGGTCAGCTGGTTTTATGTATTGTTAGTTGCGCACGAAATAACACGTAATAAAAATCATGAAATGTGGCCACCCATCCTATTTTATTGTGATAGATAAGATAGTCATTAAGTTATGTATTATTGGAtacattttcaaaaatatatatgatgaaaaattcaaaactttttatttgaaGTGCATCTGTACGTGAGAATATATATGAATGAAACAAGCGAATGATATATGTATCATCCTTGAAAGTACATGCTCATGTGTAGAATATGTAAATAATGCATTCACTTTACCTATATACAAGTAGTTTACTCAAAGATCATGTTTAATGATTGAGATTAGATTGAAATGTGAGATAAAATTGAATTGCattaaattgaagaaaataacacGAATGCATTGATGTGTTTGATACGAAACATTATAGAATTATGATCATATCCAACTCATCGCTCTTCTAGCCGATATTATTGGTACGATGTTATGCGGCACGAATAGGTTCACCTGTCAAATCGAGTATGTTGACAGCTGCTCTCCCAAATCCAATGTGgactatttcttttcttcttaatcaaaaccaaatcaatGGTAATTTGTGTGCcaatattagggtttatagtgtaattttatcaaaaacagaaactagCCTCTAAAACACTTTCTCACATCACGTGCCAACACATCTTTTGACACGTGCAACCAGAGGCCCAATGAGGCCTAAGTGACCGAAAGCCCAAATTATAGGGGCTTAAATTTAAACTGAAATTTGGAAGGGGCCGCGCGAACGCAGGCCCCCACTGCCACAAATTATGACGTTGGCTCTCCCACGTTGGGGAGACCATAGGCGGGCACCCCTCCTAAGTGCAATGGAGGTCACCAACCCAGGCCATGGGCCTTCTTGATCACCCATAGACCCCGTCCAGGTAAGTATGGAGCAATTGTCCTCCTCGACCCTTTTTATAATCTCTCTTCGCTCGCACTCGGCTTCACTCTGTCGATGTGGGATATAACAACCACCACCGACTAAAActctaaaacccaaaaaagaacagAAGAACACTCTCAGGGTGACGAGTCGTGGAAAGATGAAGGAGCTACTGAGGTCGTTCACTGTGAGTTTTTGTGCTTCTGGGTATGTCCAAAATTGTTTGCTTTTCGTTTGGAGTTTGTGAAATGAGCTGATTATTTTGTGTGCACAGAAGCTTGGAGGTGTTAGGGGTTATAGCGCGGGGAGGAAAGACCTTCGGATTAAGGGGGTTAAGCATACCATAGCCGTTGCTTCTGGTAAAGGGGGTGTGGGCAAGTCCACCACTGCAGGTATGTCTTTTGGCTTTTGGCAACATGGTTTTCGTCTACATGTTATGCTGAAAGGGATGAGCTTTGTTGAGTTTTTGGGTGTTTTAGCTTTGTGGGTCATGCTAAATTTGTCTAAATATGGATCTTTTCGGTAATTACATTGGTCTGGACAAGAGTAGTTTTCTGGGATTTTGGACGAGTAGTTTAAAGAACCAAGTTTTCTTTGTTGATTTTCAGCTCTTTGGCTTATTTTTCCGattgaaaaaggaagaatcTTTGCCTTATTGGGTGCTGGAGTTGTGAGGTAGCTCTTAGTGCTTTACCGATTTGAGATGGTCGATATAGACATGATAATTTTGTGTTCACCTTCTCTCTGATTTCACATTTTAACATATTAACGCTTCCATAGCCGTGCttattttctggttttgcTGATTTAGAATAACTTAGCATAGTGGTTGGACTTGCAGTTAATCTGGCTGTTGCACTTGCTAACAAGTGTCAAATGAAGGTTGGCTTGCTTGATGCTGATGTATATGGACCAAATGTTCCAATCATGATGAAGCTCGACAAAATGCCAGAAGTGAATGAAGgtatttatttacttatttctCACTTAAGAGATGTAACCTGGCAACTAAACTTTCCAATCAGTTTTAGCTCAAGTgtctcaaaaacaaaacttgatgTATCAGTCTTTGCAATTTcacaatttattatttacttatttctCACTTAAGAGATGTAACCTGGCAACTAAACTTTCCAATCAGTTTTAGCTCAAGTgtctcaaaaacaaaacttgatgTATCAGTCTTTGCAATTTCACAGTTTAAGAGATTGTTAACTCCTCCTTTTGCTAAACCAGGCATTATAATGCGAATTAAATTCAGTTTTTCGTATTTGCTAATCAAACATGATCTAAGGAATAAGCTTCTATGTGTCATTTCATCGTCAAGTCCGCTTGTGGGCTCTGCAGAATACAAGTCCTCTAATCAAGTATCACTCTGCATCACAACGTGGGCACATTAAATCTGATGTTATCTTTATTGTGAAGCAAACATCTAGTAAGGACTTAAAACTGAGACATACAAAACCATCAGACATATACATTTCTTAGCTTTTATCCTACTATGTATTGATTATTTAGTTCATACTAGAGAATATTAACATTATGGTCTTCTTCTACCAGATAAAAAAATGGTTCCAATTGAGAGCTATGGAGTCAAGTGTATGTCGATGGGACTTCTTGTGGCCAAGGATGCCTCACTTGTTTGGAGAGGTCCTATGGTATAACTTTTAAGTCTTTTCTTGCTTAAGGTTCTATTTAACTTGAGGTTCCCTCTCGTAAATTGATTGTTGATGCTAAGAATTAGTGCCAGTGTGCAgactatattattatttaaacacAGTTTAAgagattttgttttcaacCCCTTGATGTAATTGTACTCAGAATCATGAGAGAatgtaaactaattaattcaAGTGAGGTTCCGTTTGAAATGTAACCaagtggattttattttttttgggtggtcaaatccttatatgatacaaagataaagaaagtatttccattccttgtttctcacaaggatttaatttaattattgcaGGTATCAAGTGCTCTTGAACAAATGACAAGGGGGGTTGACTGGGGAAATCTTGATGTTCTTGTGGTAGATATGCCCCCTGGGACTGGTGATGCTCATATTACTGTATCCCAAAGGCTGCAGTTATCAGGTACTTGAAAAACTTAAGCTCAAAATGCTTTTGTAGCTATGTTTAAACATTTCCTCGTATTCTGGCCGCCATCTTATGGTTCTTCAAGGATCCTTTTATGCATTATGTTAGATATCAAGGAAAATCAATTCTGGCTTCGGTAGATTTCATATAAAAAGGAATTCATAAATAAAGGATAGTGATTGTGTATTTGTCAGTAccaaaattttcatgtttCTGAAGACATGCAAACTAGTGCTCATAACAAACACCCCCTCTCCCCTCCCCTCTCTTCTTACCCCTCACTCCTTCCAGAACATCTAAGTAACAATCCATTTTTACCTTTCCAAAATTAGTTTTGGTTTTGCAACTTTCATTTGGTTTTTAACAATTGTTGGTTTGTTAATAGGTGCATTAATTGTTTCAACACCTCAAGATGTTGCATTAATGGATGCTCGGAGAGGAATTAACATGTTCTCTAAAGTCGAAGTTCCGGTATGAATATTCTTCAGATCATATTTTGATATGTCTTCATTTATCATTGAAAGTTTGTGGAGATCATTTATGGAATAATTTTTACCGTAGTCAAATTCTGATTGCTGTTGTAGATTTTGGGAATTGTAGAGAACATGAGCTGTTTTAAATGTCCAAACTGTGCTGAACGCTGGTTCATTTTTGGGGAAGGAGGGTCTCGTAAGACGGCCGCTGAGATGGGTGTGGATTTTGCTGGCGAGGTATGCTAATTAGTTTCATCTGTTTCATGACTGGTTACTGTTATAACTTTCCGTGCAACCCTTTAAGGTTGATTCAATTGGTATCAACTCCAGTTGGGTCTGGATGCTTCGCTTTCTCTCCTtccctctctgtctctgtcaaTTTTCTGGTTAATATGCGTACCTCATGTTAGTTCAATGTACACATATTTGATAAAACTTCAAATTGTGATTTGAGTGCCATGCTGTGTCTGGCACACAACACTTGAAGGGCTTCTTCAGAAGTTCTTTGCTGGGTAGTGAAGTAAATCGAAAGAAGCTTTATGACGTTAcgtgttttcattttttctcgTTGATCCCATATTTATAAATAGCAACacattttgattttcataACTGGATTTTCGTCAGTTTGGCCATCCCCAAGTAGCTGAGTTTAATTCCTTTCTGAGATGAGTAGCAACTATGGTCATCAATCTTTTTAATCAAGCTGCGTAATGTTTCAGATACCATTAGAAGTGGGGATAAGACAAGGCTCCGACGACGGTGTCCCAATAGTAATATCGGCACCTGATTCTGATGTCTCCAAAGCATATGTTGATATGGCTCAGAAAGTTGTCGACAGACTTGAGGAATTGTCAAAGGAAGAACAATCTCGTCCACAGTTTAACCTTTGATTTTGTGCTGTCCACTTTAGCAGCTGAATGAAACCTTTGCTACACATTCAGCAGGGCAGTAGTGGCAGATTCACTTGTGCATGCGtgctttttgtaatttttcctTAACATTATTAGAGCTGTCTTGACCTGCGAGTTAAGTAGGGAAAATGCCAAGTCCTTTTTAGCCCTAGCGGTAAAGGGAGGGTGGACTTGGTTATGGAAATTTGTCCCATTCTGCAAGTGACTTGTAGCTCAACTGATTTAAAGTAGTAACTGTCCTACTCGAGATCTTATGTTCGAATTCATGACCTCCAATATCGCGTGTATCAACAATCATGGTCATGTTTGCAGTAGGTGCACCTGGAAACCCTAATTGAAGTGTTTGTAGTAGGTACACTTCCCAAGAAGTCCTTAAGGTGCTGGATATTTTGAGGGTTAGAACCAATTTGCATGTATTCTTCTTTTACCTTTGCAAACTTGCGTTTCCATCCAATCTTTGTCATGATGATGACAGAATATGGTTCATATTCCCAACCCCCCTGAATAGGGAAGCTTTAGAACATGCATCTAAAATTTGGACCTCTAATAGTGGACCTATCTTTTAAATGGATTATTGAAGAACAAGTCAACCACTTTCATGTACTTGGAAATGAATTGAGACTTTCTACCTGTGAAAATTACg
Proteins encoded in this window:
- the LOC18766874 gene encoding probable myosin-binding protein 4 isoform X2, which encodes MAAKENSSVQVQKNLEGFVAILTSAACEWFFIFLLLVNGLLSYLLTKFANYCNLQKPCIFCSRFEHVIGNEKPQLYQDLLCSNHISELSSWIARQVYGKHDGNETCEDSNPETHILLDGKSGLDLRSSGSKRSNQKRNFVHSSVGASPCSYCSRHRRPRENAQGLRRKSPSPKPNIPLPRFSTRSRLPRRDGSKKMRDKFPASVTVRGSGRVGWDPMSHVGGYTELRVCSNTDSARFPGKIGWDPLSHVGYTELKISSDTDSEFPFSDDDDGSSFISGIHEPKRERFVVQCASENPFKAPVEGLNPAKQSNVSYKDKPSPSDPCVQPDGSKASEVKVLGANVAVENGFDEPNWQQASWTSNPSALAELISPDDAPPSSNVVEKNGTGTSDIGHASTNKNDELLKSIRATDGASAKTDPIIDDPALVKPNHISVNVVSESAATGKEADLSGIVKEPTLKGVNGELKPLASQISSAQQSNLSSNNTMSGVNGCADEKQVTDASKSNPKPMIHTSASVESALESLDEGYVSEIEGESLDDRLKRQVEYYRKCIKELYKELEEERSASTIAANQAMAMITKLQEEKAAIHMEALQYLRMMEEQAEFDVDALEKANDLLAEKEKEIQDLEAELEFSKFDVPDETMENMPLKSSNLKGEIDTTESTDVPIIKNDVEVTCNSSTVVPGIEKDVEVACNSMDTEVPEASNDRLFSETTLLEFEDEKLYISNCLKSLERKLSEISCNGVPFNMPNGGQARKYMDDEPIQEETPIKERVLLNGQVEENVVHGQKDLHVSNGSSAAQEGPAHSESLDHEEKNDSDFHGQNDFMDHRETELVVLENEISDLNDRLEALETDHDFLEHMLYSLQNGNEGLRFVQDIAHQLRELRKIGTAFRCQSVS
- the LOC18766332 gene encoding iron-sulfur protein NUBPL isoform X1; its protein translation is MKELLRSFTKLGGVRGYSAGRKDLRIKGVKHTIAVASGKGGVGKSTTAVNLAVALANKCQMKVGLLDADVYGPNVPIMMKLDKMPEVNEVRLWALQNTSPLIKYHSASQRGHIKSDVIFIVKQTSNKKMVPIESYGVKCMSMGLLVAKDASLVWRGPMVSSALEQMTRGVDWGNLDVLVVDMPPGTGDAHITVSQRLQLSGALIVSTPQDVALMDARRGINMFSKVEVPILGIVENMSCFKCPNCAERWFIFGEGGSRKTAAEMGVDFAGEIPLEVGIRQGSDDGVPIVISAPDSDVSKAYVDMAQKVVDRLEELSKEEQSRPQFNL
- the LOC18766874 gene encoding probable myosin-binding protein 4 isoform X1, with translation MAAKENSSVQVQKNLEGFVAILTSAACEWFFIFLLLVNGLLSYLLTKFANYCNLQKPCIFCSRFEHVIGNEKPQLYQDLLCSNHISELSSWIARQVYGKHDGNETCEDSNPETHILLDGKSGLDLRSSGSKRSNQKRNFVHSSVGASPCSYCSRHRRPRENAQGLRRKSPSPKPNIPLPRFSTRSRLPRRDGSKKMRDKFPASVTVRGSGRVGWDPMSHVGGYTELRVCSNTDSARFPGKIGWDPLSHVGYTELKISSDTDSEFPFSDDDDGSSFISGIHEPKRERFVVQCASENPFKAPVEGLNPAKQSNVSYKDKPSPSDPCVQPDGSKASEVKVLGANVAVENGFDEPNWQQASWTSNPSALAELISPDDAPPSSNVVEKTDGTGTSDIGHASTNKNDELLKSIRATDGASAKTDPIIDDPALVKPNHISVNVVSESAATGKEADLSGIVKEPTLKGVNGELKPLASQISSAQQSNLSSNNTMSGVNGCADEKQVTDASKSNPKPMIHTSASVESALESLDEGYVSEIEGESLDDRLKRQVEYYRKCIKELYKELEEERSASTIAANQAMAMITKLQEEKAAIHMEALQYLRMMEEQAEFDVDALEKANDLLAEKEKEIQDLEAELEFSKFDVPDETMENMPLKSSNLKGEIDTTESTDVPIIKNDVEVTCNSSTVVPGIEKDVEVACNSMDTEVPEASNDRLFSETTLLEFEDEKLYISNCLKSLERKLSEISCNGVPFNMPNGGQARKYMDDEPIQEETPIKERVLLNGQVEENVVHGQKDLHVSNGSSAAQEGPAHSESLDHEEKNDSDFHGQNDFMDHRETELVVLENEISDLNDRLEALETDHDFLEHMLYSLQNGNEGLRFVQDIAHQLRELRKIGTAFRCQSVS
- the LOC18766332 gene encoding iron-sulfur protein NUBPL isoform X2, with product MKELLRSFTKLGGVRGYSAGRKDLRIKGVKHTIAVASGKGGVGKSTTAVNLAVALANKCQMKVGLLDADVYGPNVPIMMKLDKMPEVNEDKKMVPIESYGVKCMSMGLLVAKDASLVWRGPMVSSALEQMTRGVDWGNLDVLVVDMPPGTGDAHITVSQRLQLSGALIVSTPQDVALMDARRGINMFSKVEVPILGIVENMSCFKCPNCAERWFIFGEGGSRKTAAEMGVDFAGEIPLEVGIRQGSDDGVPIVISAPDSDVSKAYVDMAQKVVDRLEELSKEEQSRPQFNL
- the LOC18766332 gene encoding iron-sulfur protein NUBPL isoform X3; amino-acid sequence: MKVGLLDADVYGPNVPIMMKLDKMPEVNEVRLWALQNTSPLIKYHSASQRGHIKSDVIFIVKQTSNKKMVPIESYGVKCMSMGLLVAKDASLVWRGPMVSSALEQMTRGVDWGNLDVLVVDMPPGTGDAHITVSQRLQLSGALIVSTPQDVALMDARRGINMFSKVEVPILGIVENMSCFKCPNCAERWFIFGEGGSRKTAAEMGVDFAGEIPLEVGIRQGSDDGVPIVISAPDSDVSKAYVDMAQKVVDRLEELSKEEQSRPQFNL